One stretch of Pedobacter riviphilus DNA includes these proteins:
- a CDS encoding TolC family protein: MIFLKRKRMFWVCMPFLLLSIFVHAQTVSDQSNFTINQVWAMADSNNKRIQLQGLSVLAADAHVKVSKAERLPEVAAEGVYAHVLPLPIYENGLFHTPGQFPVAPTYYKASADAYFNIYNGGKITTEINASKVESELSRIQKGQNKQEIHYMAAVYFYDVFRNISYCGLLEQDIRDREKQLAEINQLYKNGTILKSDVLRAELRLSKQKMLLTEIENSIRIAKQKLNILIGRADDAPLNPQISDQETDAIALKQVDEYFNDAKASSYKIQISEKEQVLAKLKLKNVKSNVMPSLGFFGEYAFAYPQIQFYPYALSLYSTGMVGLKLKIPISSWYTNQHKVKEAELKVHQQEVEDEDVKDHIRQEVQENYIRYKESVQRITLAEENIKQATESYRIVQNTYFNQLSLLTDLLDAETQLLQSKFELTTARVNAKIQYYQLQKAVGNL, translated from the coding sequence ATGATTTTTTTAAAGCGTAAAAGGATGTTTTGGGTGTGCATGCCCTTTCTTTTATTATCAATTTTTGTACATGCACAAACTGTTTCAGATCAAAGCAATTTTACCATCAACCAGGTTTGGGCAATGGCAGATAGCAACAATAAAAGGATTCAGCTGCAGGGTCTGAGTGTGCTGGCAGCAGATGCCCATGTAAAAGTGAGTAAAGCTGAACGATTGCCTGAAGTTGCTGCTGAAGGGGTTTACGCGCATGTTTTGCCCTTGCCAATTTACGAAAATGGATTGTTCCATACGCCAGGCCAGTTTCCGGTTGCGCCTACTTATTATAAAGCCAGTGCTGATGCTTATTTCAATATTTATAACGGTGGAAAAATCACAACGGAGATCAATGCTTCGAAAGTAGAAAGCGAATTGAGCAGGATACAAAAAGGACAGAATAAGCAGGAAATCCATTATATGGCGGCAGTTTATTTTTACGATGTATTCCGCAATATTTCGTACTGTGGCTTGTTGGAACAGGATATCCGCGACCGAGAAAAGCAATTGGCCGAAATTAACCAGCTGTATAAAAACGGTACGATATTAAAAAGTGATGTGCTGAGGGCCGAATTACGTCTTTCGAAACAAAAGATGTTGCTTACCGAGATCGAAAACAGCATCCGAATAGCTAAACAGAAGCTTAATATTTTAATTGGCAGGGCAGATGATGCGCCTTTAAATCCGCAGATTTCGGATCAGGAAACGGATGCCATTGCGTTAAAACAGGTTGATGAATATTTCAACGATGCCAAAGCATCTTCTTACAAAATCCAGATTTCGGAAAAGGAGCAGGTACTCGCGAAATTGAAACTCAAAAATGTAAAATCGAATGTGATGCCTTCTCTTGGTTTCTTCGGTGAATATGCATTTGCCTATCCGCAGATCCAGTTTTATCCTTACGCACTTTCGCTTTACAGTACAGGTATGGTGGGGTTAAAACTTAAAATCCCGATTTCTTCCTGGTATACCAATCAGCACAAAGTGAAAGAAGCAGAACTTAAAGTACATCAGCAGGAAGTAGAAGACGAAGATGTAAAGGATCATATCCGACAGGAAGTGCAGGAAAATTATATCCGATATAAAGAATCGGTGCAGCGCATCACATTGGCCGAAGAAAATATTAAACAGGCTACAGAAAGTTACCGCATTGTGCAGAATACCTATTTCAATCAACTGTCGCTTTTAACCGATCTGTTAGATGCCGAAACACAATTATTGCAATCGAAATTCGAACTGACCACCGCAAGAGTGAATGCGAAAATACAATACTATCAATTACAAAAAGCCGTAGGAAACTTATAA
- a CDS encoding HlyD family secretion protein: MNTQKQSKADKIISRITTIIALIVLAVLVIWGGKTLFGYMQYEETNDAQVDEYINPVIARVSGYIKAVRFEENQEVKKGDTLVLIDDDDYTVQQDEASASLLNAKAQVSVQQSNIKTAQSTALVAEAKIAAAKAKLWKQQTEYNRYKKLFDAESATRQQLETIESLLQVAQAEYQAAKEDYATAISRTNDIKAQRNVLESEIKRREAVVKRNNLNTSYTVIVAPYDGKMGRRTIQVGQLVQTGQTIAYLVDRSAGKWVVANFKETQIAKMHIGEKVNVEVDAFPGQSFRGEIESLSGATGSRFSLLPPDNSTGNFVKIAQRIPVRIRLDKQEKGIDALSAGMSAIVKVKKND; this comes from the coding sequence ATGAATACACAGAAGCAAAGTAAAGCCGATAAAATTATTAGTAGGATCACTACCATAATCGCACTCATCGTGTTGGCGGTGTTGGTAATATGGGGTGGGAAAACCCTTTTTGGCTATATGCAATACGAAGAAACCAACGATGCACAGGTAGATGAATATATTAACCCGGTAATAGCAAGGGTGAGTGGTTATATTAAGGCTGTAAGGTTTGAAGAAAACCAGGAAGTGAAAAAGGGCGATACGTTGGTATTGATTGATGATGACGATTATACCGTTCAACAAGACGAGGCTTCGGCTTCTTTGTTAAATGCAAAAGCACAGGTTTCGGTACAACAAAGCAATATTAAAACAGCACAAAGCACCGCTTTGGTTGCCGAGGCTAAAATTGCCGCTGCAAAGGCCAAACTTTGGAAACAGCAAACGGAATATAATCGCTATAAAAAACTGTTCGATGCAGAATCGGCTACCCGGCAACAGTTGGAAACAATTGAAAGTTTATTGCAGGTGGCACAGGCCGAATACCAGGCAGCCAAAGAAGATTATGCAACGGCTATTTCGAGAACGAATGATATTAAAGCGCAGCGCAACGTACTGGAATCTGAAATAAAAAGGAGAGAAGCCGTAGTGAAAAGAAATAACCTGAATACCTCTTATACGGTTATTGTGGCGCCTTATGATGGCAAAATGGGCAGAAGGACCATACAGGTGGGGCAATTGGTTCAAACCGGCCAAACAATAGCTTATTTGGTAGATAGAAGCGCAGGAAAATGGGTGGTAGCCAATTTTAAGGAAACACAGATTGCGAAAATGCATATTGGCGAAAAGGTTAATGTTGAGGTGGATGCTTTCCCGGGACAATCGTTTAGAGGTGAAATTGAATCGCTATCTGGTGCAACTGGCTCGAGGTTTTCATTGTTGCCACCCGATAATTCGACAGGGAATTTTGTGAAAATTGCGCAACGAATCCCGGTCCGTATCCGTTTAGATAAGCAGGAAAAAGGGATCGATGCATTAAGTGCCGGAATGAGCGCCATTGTTAAAGTGAAAAAAAATGACTGA
- a CDS encoding MFS transporter, with the protein MTDQLPIFKARVPEWLIILSIFAVLLSSVLLFALSTADGTAAAGYYGANASDVQFSLLMFYAAVASFAVVERRFFARVVTKDYLLICIILEVLIAYWCYHTREIRLIFALRFLQGIVNCGLTSISLNLLFSRLKSEYAKETGYTIFYGMILCVSPVTALFSVPIVENFEYNVVYKAIIFCFLPSAILLFCIMNRVHILRKTPLYKIDWMSFVLFATMLVLIAYVLVYGQQYDWLDDSSILFSIFAILFLFLVSIARQRTLKRPAVDLSVFKSRNFAIGIVFLVVLYVIRGAFSLTSSYFITVLGMDSLHANEIMIFNIGGVVVGSVIAIRFLVRQKHLRVLWVMGFIFLFVFFLWMCQLFATEAGTGNFYLPLFMQGVGAGMVMSPIVMFIMSSVPEKLSQSASSVGIFVRFSTFSLSLAFINFYQLYFKGKHNDDLRSSLTLLDFNLPDRLKMYQAALSSRGMPRDEAGKAAIGLLNKAVQKQTFLQFCVSYYQWIAVLCLLSIILIALQPVISRTVINLKNKQPAAAGF; encoded by the coding sequence ATGACTGATCAATTGCCCATATTTAAAGCGAGGGTTCCTGAATGGCTGATCATATTGAGCATTTTTGCAGTGCTTTTATCGTCTGTTTTGCTTTTTGCACTGTCGACTGCCGATGGTACTGCTGCGGCAGGTTATTATGGGGCAAATGCATCGGATGTTCAGTTTTCTTTACTGATGTTTTATGCCGCGGTAGCTAGCTTTGCAGTGGTTGAGCGGCGTTTTTTTGCGAGGGTAGTTACTAAAGATTATTTGTTGATCTGTATTATTTTAGAAGTCCTGATTGCTTATTGGTGTTATCATACTCGCGAAATCCGGCTGATTTTTGCCTTAAGGTTTTTGCAGGGCATTGTAAACTGTGGTTTAACCAGTATTTCACTGAACCTGCTTTTTAGCAGGTTAAAATCGGAATATGCAAAAGAAACGGGTTACACCATTTTTTATGGAATGATTTTGTGTGTATCGCCGGTTACCGCCCTGTTCTCTGTGCCTATAGTAGAGAATTTTGAGTATAATGTGGTGTATAAGGCCATTATATTTTGTTTTTTGCCTAGTGCTATACTGCTTTTTTGTATAATGAACAGGGTACATATTTTACGCAAAACACCACTGTACAAAATAGACTGGATGAGTTTTGTACTCTTTGCTACAATGCTGGTGTTAATTGCCTATGTACTTGTTTATGGGCAACAGTACGATTGGCTTGATGATTCGAGTATTCTGTTCTCTATTTTTGCTATTCTGTTTTTGTTTCTGGTTTCTATAGCGAGGCAAAGGACTTTAAAAAGGCCAGCAGTTGATCTGAGTGTATTCAAATCAAGAAATTTTGCCATCGGAATTGTCTTTTTGGTGGTTCTTTATGTGATCCGTGGCGCTTTCAGCCTCACCTCATCTTACTTTATTACCGTTTTGGGGATGGATTCACTTCATGCCAACGAAATCATGATTTTTAATATAGGTGGAGTGGTTGTAGGCTCTGTTATTGCAATCCGTTTTCTCGTCCGCCAGAAACATTTAAGGGTACTTTGGGTAATGGGTTTTATATTTCTTTTTGTGTTTTTCTTATGGATGTGCCAGTTATTTGCAACTGAAGCCGGAACAGGAAATTTTTACCTGCCTTTGTTTATGCAGGGGGTGGGAGCTGGGATGGTGATGTCGCCGATTGTGATGTTTATTATGTCATCTGTTCCAGAGAAACTGAGTCAATCAGCATCTTCTGTAGGTATTTTTGTTCGTTTTTCTACTTTTAGCCTGAGTTTGGCCTTTATTAATTTCTATCAGTTATACTTTAAAGGAAAACATAATGATGATTTACGGAGCAGCCTAACTTTGCTGGATTTTAACCTGCCTGACAGATTGAAAATGTATCAAGCGGCATTAAGCAGTAGGGGGATGCCACGCGATGAAGCTGGGAAAGCCGCAATCGGTTTGTTAAACAAAGCCGTGCAGAAACAAACCTTTCTGCAGTTCTGTGTAAGCTATTACCAGTGGATTGCGGTACTTTGTCTGTTATCGATTATTCTTATCGCCTTGCAGCCGGTAATTAGTAGAACAGTAATTAACTTAAAGAATAAACAACCGGCAGCTGCTGGCTTTTAG
- a CDS encoding PfkB family carbohydrate kinase yields MSLIIIGTVAFDAIETPFGKTDKIVGGAATYASLAASYFYNKAKIVAVVGDDFHQSDIDTFTAHGIDTEGLQIKAGEKSFFWSGKYHNDMNSRDTLITELNVLENFDPIIPESYQDCEYLMLGNLTPQVQQTVIKRLKNRPKLIVMDTMNFWMDIMMDDLLETIKMVDVLTINDAEARQLSGEYSLVKAAKKILAMGPKYLIIKKGEHGALLFHEDQIFSAPALPLAEVFDPTGAGDTFAGGFIGYLAKVGTINFNNMKNAIIYGSALASFCVEKFGTERLLNLTEEEVAARIQEFVSLSAFTIEV; encoded by the coding sequence ATGAGCCTGATAATCATAGGTACTGTAGCTTTTGATGCTATTGAAACTCCTTTTGGAAAAACAGATAAAATTGTTGGTGGTGCAGCAACTTACGCAAGTTTAGCCGCTTCTTACTTTTATAATAAAGCAAAAATTGTAGCTGTAGTGGGTGATGACTTTCATCAATCAGACATCGACACCTTCACCGCACATGGTATTGATACCGAAGGATTACAAATTAAAGCAGGTGAAAAATCATTTTTCTGGTCAGGTAAATACCATAACGACATGAATAGCCGCGATACTTTAATTACGGAATTGAACGTACTGGAAAATTTCGACCCAATTATCCCAGAGAGCTATCAAGACTGCGAATACCTGATGTTAGGCAACCTAACCCCCCAAGTGCAGCAAACGGTAATTAAACGCCTTAAAAACCGCCCTAAATTAATTGTAATGGACACCATGAACTTTTGGATGGATATTATGATGGATGATTTATTGGAGACGATTAAAATGGTTGATGTATTAACCATTAATGATGCTGAAGCACGTCAGTTATCGGGCGAATACTCATTGGTTAAAGCCGCTAAAAAAATCCTTGCAATGGGCCCAAAATACCTGATCATTAAAAAAGGTGAACATGGCGCATTGTTATTTCACGAAGATCAGATTTTCTCTGCTCCGGCGTTACCTTTAGCCGAAGTATTTGATCCAACAGGTGCGGGCGATACCTTTGCAGGTGGTTTTATCGGTTATTTGGCTAAAGTAGGCACAATCAACTTCAACAATATGAAAAACGCAATCATTTATGGTTCTGCACTGGCATCTTTCTGCGTAGAGAAATTTGGAACAGAAAGATTATTAAATTTAACCGAAGAAGAAGTTGCGGCAAGAATTCAAGAATTTGTAAGCTTAAGTGCTTTTACGATAGAAGTATAA
- a CDS encoding PhzF family isomerase, giving the protein MKTFKIYQIDAFTKERFSGNPAGVVVNADGLTDTQMQQIAKELNNSETAFLFSPDDHDSDGLIRYFTPLAEVPICGHATIAAMYAKAIEHNLDSCILRFKTQIGTLPFEIVKETEDYQVIMTQGKFELSPTFDDNTTKKTLAALGLDYSDIDEKCPIQIASTGHSKVMIGIKSRKKLNDLNPNYPSLADLSKQINCNGYFVFTFDSDDNDILIHGRMFAPAIGINEDPVTGNANGPFGGYLIQNKIIDAKNGLFEFNGKQGEKMKRPGVIQVSVKIENDLPAIIKIKGNATVVFKTEIKI; this is encoded by the coding sequence ATGAAAACTTTTAAAATATATCAGATAGATGCTTTTACAAAAGAGAGGTTTAGTGGAAATCCGGCTGGCGTAGTTGTAAATGCAGACGGGTTGACAGACACACAAATGCAGCAGATTGCAAAAGAATTAAACAATTCTGAAACGGCTTTTCTTTTTTCACCTGATGATCATGATTCAGATGGCTTAATCAGATATTTTACACCATTAGCAGAAGTTCCGATTTGCGGTCATGCTACAATTGCCGCGATGTATGCAAAAGCTATTGAACACAATTTAGACTCTTGCATTTTAAGGTTTAAAACCCAGATTGGTACACTTCCTTTTGAAATCGTTAAGGAAACGGAGGATTACCAAGTAATCATGACCCAGGGTAAATTTGAACTCAGTCCTACATTCGATGACAACACCACTAAAAAAACATTAGCCGCCTTAGGACTTGATTATTCTGATATAGATGAAAAATGCCCTATTCAAATTGCCTCTACAGGACATTCAAAAGTGATGATTGGGATAAAAAGCAGGAAAAAACTTAATGATCTAAACCCAAACTACCCCAGTTTGGCTGATCTAAGCAAACAGATTAATTGTAATGGGTATTTTGTATTTACATTCGACTCGGATGATAACGACATATTGATACATGGAAGAATGTTTGCCCCGGCAATCGGAATAAACGAAGATCCGGTTACAGGTAATGCAAACGGGCCATTTGGAGGATATTTAATACAGAATAAAATCATTGATGCAAAGAATGGCCTATTCGAATTCAATGGTAAACAGGGCGAAAAAATGAAAAGGCCTGGAGTGATACAGGTGAGTGTTAAAATCGAAAATGACCTTCCTGCAATAATTAAGATAAAAGGGAATGCTACAGTAGTGTTTAAAACGGAGATTAAAATATAG
- a CDS encoding TlpA family protein disulfide reductase — MRKILNITVILLLILGVKAQSQVTISGETTNLESPVKLYKVFDGQLEQIAQARPNQAGNFGFYFYPEYEGLFVLGYDNDQSLQKKFKFYLKKEDRLSISLTNDTLYTLSGKSNSKENQVLNKWYNLTKSLEQKSVYFDNTLSTFVDYFPAQEITVKESKDFLKGKQTGNAKFDAAIKDIIKLDLAILATNFVSTPRTAHPKIEEYSDFYSTLKASDFAKNTSLIYNYPYGKRLLLSLIYLNKTQAHLKDTKTAWLEEDLKFVPNDTLKGDVVLSYLKGIKSEGEFDAKTRNFVQFFITDHQKKQINAIKIPLLTYKGGSPAFNFSYPDEAGKNRTLSDFKDKYVFVDIWATWCKPCIDEIPYLQKLEVDLKGKNIEFISISVDAGKDKAKWLNMIKDKKLSGVQLFSSGGQDILDYYKIAGIPRFMIFDKTGKIIRADAPRPSDPELKNLIQKIIDN, encoded by the coding sequence ATGAGAAAAATTTTAAACATCACTGTCATTTTACTTTTAATACTTGGTGTTAAAGCCCAAAGCCAGGTAACGATTAGTGGAGAAACAACAAATTTAGAATCGCCCGTAAAATTGTATAAGGTCTTTGACGGACAGCTTGAACAAATTGCCCAGGCGCGCCCTAATCAGGCTGGAAATTTTGGATTTTATTTTTATCCCGAATATGAAGGTCTGTTTGTGTTGGGATATGATAATGATCAAAGCCTTCAAAAAAAGTTTAAGTTTTACCTTAAAAAGGAAGACAGGTTATCTATTTCCTTGACAAACGATACGTTGTATACCCTTTCCGGCAAATCAAATTCGAAAGAAAATCAGGTTCTGAATAAATGGTATAATCTAACAAAGTCACTTGAGCAGAAATCGGTTTATTTTGACAACACCCTTAGCACTTTTGTAGATTATTTTCCAGCACAGGAGATAACGGTTAAGGAATCAAAAGACTTTTTAAAAGGGAAGCAGACAGGTAATGCAAAATTTGATGCCGCCATTAAAGATATTATTAAATTGGATCTTGCAATTCTGGCGACAAACTTTGTATCAACGCCACGAACAGCACACCCCAAAATTGAGGAATATAGTGATTTTTATTCCACATTGAAAGCATCCGATTTCGCCAAAAACACCTCTCTCATCTACAATTACCCATATGGGAAACGGCTACTTTTGAGTTTAATTTACCTGAATAAAACCCAGGCTCATTTAAAAGACACTAAAACTGCTTGGCTGGAGGAAGACTTAAAATTTGTTCCTAATGATACGCTAAAGGGTGATGTTGTACTCTCCTATTTAAAGGGTATTAAATCGGAAGGAGAATTTGATGCCAAAACCAGGAACTTTGTTCAGTTTTTTATCACTGATCATCAAAAAAAACAAATCAACGCCATTAAAATACCCCTGCTTACTTATAAAGGAGGATCTCCGGCATTTAACTTTTCCTATCCCGATGAGGCTGGTAAAAACAGAACATTAAGTGATTTTAAGGACAAATATGTGTTTGTTGATATTTGGGCTACCTGGTGTAAACCCTGCATAGACGAAATACCATATTTACAAAAGCTTGAAGTGGATTTGAAAGGGAAAAACATTGAGTTTATAAGTATTTCGGTTGATGCGGGAAAAGATAAAGCCAAATGGTTGAATATGATTAAGGATAAAAAATTATCAGGAGTACAGCTTTTCTCTTCAGGCGGACAAGACATTTTGGATTATTACAAAATTGCTGGTATACCAAGGTTTATGATCTTTGATAAAACTGGTAAAATTATCAGGGCAGATGCCCCTCGTCCATCAGATCCAGAACTAAAAAACCTTATTCAAAAAATAATCGATAATTAA
- a CDS encoding PKD-like family lipoprotein, producing the protein MLKNIYYTAIVLFTLIGSFSGCKKDLGNYDYQPINEVNFGGIEKSYTAEIGKPLVINPVLKFTKDENDTAQYTYEWYALTKDYSVLPKDQRKNLAKTKNLNVLITIASGQYQVFYNVTDKKTGITFTKSFDLQVSSEVYEGWMVLNDINGTARLDMVNQNLNVIKDVLKTTGSNLTLTGKPLDIYCYPWNPSTYGIYITTDKLTTKIDPETFSWKNTLAIAYEFASNVPSDLHVDFIKAADEEVSYVNTQGNYYYYFYTWSRNYSVPINIVRGENKVFPASPFIATVTSDYPAGAILFDKEKQRFVRHVNGESSCALMPDQPLFDYNKTGMDLVFMDNTSYNGGEAFAILKNQLTSKYYLARINPGDGYKQNYYQEMLATDIDKAEQFAINPDFGYIFYNVGSKIYEYDMFNKTSKLMIDKGTDKISLIKFQQVFKQSTVGVSNKLVVCSYSLGSPTDSGKMELYKVPNLNADLSLTGAYTGFGKIVSVSYRERPKS; encoded by the coding sequence ATGCTTAAAAATATATATTATACAGCGATTGTTCTTTTCACACTAATTGGCAGCTTTTCTGGCTGCAAAAAGGATTTGGGCAATTATGATTATCAGCCGATAAACGAAGTGAATTTTGGCGGGATTGAAAAAAGTTATACCGCGGAGATTGGAAAGCCGCTCGTAATCAATCCGGTACTGAAATTTACCAAAGATGAAAACGATACCGCCCAATATACTTATGAATGGTATGCTTTAACTAAGGATTATTCGGTGCTTCCCAAAGACCAGCGAAAAAACCTGGCAAAAACAAAGAACCTGAATGTGTTAATTACCATTGCTTCAGGCCAGTACCAGGTTTTTTATAATGTTACAGACAAAAAAACAGGGATCACTTTTACAAAATCCTTTGATTTACAGGTAAGCAGCGAGGTTTATGAAGGCTGGATGGTTTTAAATGACATCAACGGAACTGCCAGATTGGATATGGTTAATCAAAATTTAAATGTGATAAAAGATGTTTTAAAAACTACTGGCTCAAATCTTACCCTTACAGGAAAACCTTTAGATATATATTGTTACCCTTGGAATCCCTCAACCTACGGTATTTATATCACAACAGATAAATTGACCACGAAGATTGATCCTGAAACATTTTCATGGAAAAACACTTTAGCAATAGCCTATGAATTTGCTTCAAATGTACCCTCTGATTTGCATGTGGATTTTATAAAGGCCGCAGATGAGGAAGTTTCTTATGTAAATACGCAGGGCAACTACTATTATTATTTTTATACATGGTCAAGGAATTATAGTGTGCCCATTAATATCGTTAGAGGCGAAAATAAAGTGTTTCCTGCTTCGCCCTTTATAGCGACTGTAACTTCAGATTATCCTGCTGGTGCGATCTTATTTGATAAAGAAAAACAACGTTTCGTAAGGCATGTTAATGGCGAATCGTCTTGTGCGCTAATGCCGGACCAGCCTTTGTTTGATTATAACAAAACTGGGATGGACCTGGTCTTTATGGATAATACAAGTTATAATGGAGGAGAAGCTTTTGCTATTTTAAAGAACCAGCTAACGTCCAAATATTATTTGGCACGGATTAATCCAGGTGATGGATATAAGCAAAATTATTATCAGGAAATGTTGGCGACTGATATTGATAAGGCAGAGCAATTTGCAATTAATCCTGATTTCGGATATATCTTTTACAATGTTGGTTCCAAAATATATGAATATGATATGTTCAATAAAACAAGTAAGCTTATGATAGATAAAGGAACTGATAAAATCAGTTTGATAAAATTTCAACAGGTATTTAAACAAAGTACAGTTGGTGTTTCAAATAAGTTGGTAGTATGTAGCTATAGCCTGGGTAGTCCGACAGATAGCGGCAAAATGGAGTTGTATAAAGTTCCAAATCTTAATGCAGATTTAAGTTTAACGGGCGCTTATACAGGCTTTGGTAAAATTGTAAGTGTAAGCTATAGGGAGCGGCCAAAAAGCTAA
- a CDS encoding DUF4843 domain-containing protein, translated as MKKLIYIFSLILLTSVVMNACKKDLPFYNGDVGIYFLPAIQSSGSAVSDSTLISFAFAKESVKDSIFRLPVQIIGAVSASGREYKLEIDPTSTAKEGVHFDFVNTKFEIKPNQLQDTIKIKFHRTIDIANQRLTLKLNLVSNENFKTVMPGVVTNTTTGAKRSYIGYKIKVDDIFGMPSLWSNYFFGKFSKKKIVLMANVLGLTVSQFNDGGQAFLNKENYFALFVQRYLNDLAAAGQTVYDEDGTPMRMGDNF; from the coding sequence ATGAAAAAATTAATTTATATTTTCTCCTTAATATTACTTACCAGTGTTGTAATGAATGCCTGCAAGAAGGACCTCCCGTTTTATAATGGCGATGTTGGCATTTATTTTTTACCTGCCATCCAGTCTTCAGGCTCCGCGGTAAGCGATAGTACACTTATCTCCTTTGCTTTTGCTAAAGAAAGTGTTAAAGATTCCATCTTCCGTCTCCCTGTACAGATTATTGGAGCAGTATCAGCTTCAGGTAGAGAATACAAACTGGAGATTGATCCTACCTCTACAGCAAAAGAAGGTGTTCATTTTGATTTTGTCAATACGAAATTTGAGATTAAACCAAATCAATTGCAGGATACCATTAAAATAAAATTTCATAGAACCATAGATATCGCTAATCAACGCCTGACATTAAAACTCAATTTAGTATCTAACGAGAATTTCAAAACAGTGATGCCCGGAGTGGTGACAAATACTACTACAGGGGCTAAGCGTAGTTATATTGGTTACAAAATAAAAGTGGACGATATTTTCGGTATGCCTTCTCTATGGTCCAACTACTTTTTTGGAAAATTCAGTAAAAAAAAGATAGTCTTAATGGCCAATGTTTTGGGGCTCACGGTTAGTCAGTTTAATGATGGCGGACAGGCTTTTTTAAACAAGGAGAATTATTTCGCACTTTTTGTACAGCGCTATTTAAATGATCTGGCGGCAGCGGGCCAAACCGTTTACGATGAAGATGGAACACCTATGAGGATGGGAGACAACTTTTAA
- a CDS encoding RagB/SusD family nutrient uptake outer membrane protein codes for MAAKAVIENTSLFPWVQSTEVLSESRNPNRIFSSELLFSLFSPGLYDVQKNYFSADVADKSILAPSPDALNDVFKGDENDYRYNPNWKIAPTGKSYKTFYKYADVEDKSAPSRFLVPLLRLSEVYYIAAESAPDNATAFSYLNTVRNNRGLLDVPQTASFSNELQNEYTKEFFGEGQLWFYYKRKKVSMIFPFGNPYQPVYLNAAKYVFPLPLSETSPR; via the coding sequence TTGGCAGCAAAGGCGGTAATTGAAAACACGTCATTGTTTCCCTGGGTCCAATCTACCGAGGTGCTCTCAGAAAGCAGGAACCCAAACCGGATATTTTCTTCGGAATTGCTTTTTAGCCTGTTTAGTCCGGGCTTATATGATGTGCAAAAAAATTATTTTTCTGCTGATGTAGCAGATAAGTCTATTCTTGCTCCTTCGCCGGATGCCTTAAACGATGTATTCAAAGGAGATGAAAACGATTACCGGTATAATCCTAATTGGAAAATTGCTCCAACGGGAAAATCATATAAAACATTTTATAAATATGCCGATGTAGAAGACAAGTCGGCACCTTCGAGATTTTTAGTTCCTTTATTAAGGTTAAGTGAAGTGTATTATATTGCTGCAGAATCTGCACCAGACAATGCTACTGCATTCTCCTACTTAAATACAGTGCGAAATAACCGTGGACTTTTAGATGTACCTCAAACGGCTTCTTTTAGTAATGAACTGCAAAATGAATATACCAAAGAATTTTTTGGAGAAGGCCAGCTCTGGTTTTATTACAAAAGGAAAAAAGTATCTATGATCTTTCCGTTTGGGAATCCGTATCAGCCCGTCTATTTGAATGCCGCTAAATATGTATTTCCTTTACCACTATCAGAAACTTCACCACGTTAA